The Pseudomonas sp. DG56-2 genome contains a region encoding:
- the kdsB gene encoding 3-deoxy-manno-octulosonate cytidylyltransferase, producing the protein MTPAYTVVIPARLASTRLPGKPLLPIAGKPMIQHVWEQACKSSASRVVIATDDAGIYQACEAFGAQVLMTREDHDSGTDRLAEVAAKLGLPADAIVVNVQGDEPLIPPIIIDQVAANLAAHPEAGIATLAEPIDDVTAVFNPNAVKVVSDCNGLALTFSRAPLPWARDVFASGQDTLPEGVPYRRHIGMYAYRAGFLHDFVSWGPCWLERTESLEQLRALWHGVRIHVADAIEAPPVGVDTPQDLERVRRILEA; encoded by the coding sequence ATGACCCCGGCCTACACTGTCGTGATCCCCGCCCGGCTGGCCTCTACACGCCTGCCGGGCAAGCCTTTGCTGCCCATCGCCGGTAAGCCGATGATCCAGCACGTCTGGGAACAGGCGTGTAAAAGCAGCGCCAGCCGTGTAGTGATTGCCACTGATGACGCCGGTATTTATCAGGCCTGCGAAGCCTTCGGCGCGCAGGTGCTGATGACCCGTGAGGATCATGACTCCGGTACTGATCGCCTGGCTGAAGTTGCGGCCAAGCTGGGTTTGCCTGCTGACGCTATTGTGGTCAATGTCCAGGGTGATGAGCCGTTGATTCCACCGATCATCATCGATCAGGTGGCAGCAAACCTCGCGGCGCATCCAGAGGCGGGTATTGCCACCTTGGCCGAACCGATCGATGACGTCACTGCGGTTTTCAATCCCAACGCCGTCAAGGTTGTCAGTGACTGCAATGGCCTGGCCTTGACCTTCAGCCGGGCGCCATTGCCTTGGGCGCGAGATGTGTTCGCCAGCGGCCAGGATACCTTGCCCGAAGGTGTACCTTACCGTCGCCATATTGGGATGTATGCCTACCGTGCAGGCTTTCTCCATGACTTTGTCAGTTGGGGGCCATGCTGGTTGGAGCGCACCGAGTCGCTTGAGCAATTGCGTGCACTTTGGCATGGCGTGCGCATTCATGTGGCTGATGCAATCGAGGCGCCACCTGTGGGCGTTGATACACCACAAGATCTGGAGCGCGTCAGGCGCATTCTGGAGGCTTGA
- a CDS encoding low molecular weight protein-tyrosine-phosphatase, translating to MRVLFVCLGNICRSPTAEGVLRHQLQVEGLSELIEVASAGTGDWHVGKQPDSRTCRAAQLRGYDLSQQRAQQVRVGHFAEYDLILAMDESNLGNLRAMQPAGAKAELDLFLRRYDSALQEVPDPYYGGEQGFEQVLDLIEEACRKLVIELKGRL from the coding sequence ATGCGGGTTCTTTTTGTGTGCCTGGGCAACATTTGCCGTTCGCCCACGGCGGAGGGTGTCCTGCGTCACCAACTTCAGGTCGAAGGTCTGAGTGAGCTGATCGAAGTGGCATCGGCCGGCACCGGCGACTGGCATGTCGGCAAGCAACCGGACAGCCGTACCTGTCGTGCCGCGCAGTTGCGCGGTTATGATTTGTCGCAGCAGCGAGCACAGCAGGTTCGGGTTGGGCATTTCGCCGAGTACGACCTGATTCTGGCAATGGACGAGAGCAATCTTGGCAACCTGCGGGCCATGCAGCCTGCTGGCGCGAAAGCGGAGCTCGACTTGTTCCTGCGGCGCTACGACAGCGCGCTGCAAGAGGTGCCAGATCCTTATTACGGTGGTGAGCAAGGATTCGAGCAGGTGCTGGACCTGATTGAAGAGGCGTGCCGCAAACTGGTCATCGAACTCAAAGGACGTCTATGA
- the murB gene encoding UDP-N-acetylmuramate dehydrogenase, protein MSRQWQEQVSLKPYNTFGIEVKARFFTEAHNDDDVRQALAQAAAQDVPVLVIGGGSNLLLTADVPALVLRMVSRGVRILADDERVVVEAEAGEPWHQFVQWTLAQGFSGLENLSLIPGTVGAAPMQNIGAYGVEIKDVFAGLTALDRQTGELRDFSLQECAFAYRDSVFKRNPGRWLILRVRFALSRVMQAHLDYGPVRQRLSEQGVSHPTAQNISDAICAIRREKLPDPAELGNAGSFFKNPIVTAVLADAIRVQHPDLVAYPQADGQIKLAAGWLIEQAGWKGFREGDAGVHRLQSLVLVNYGQASGLQLHQLAQKIQADIFERFGVTLEMEPNLL, encoded by the coding sequence ATGAGTAGGCAGTGGCAGGAGCAGGTTTCGCTCAAGCCTTACAACACCTTCGGTATCGAGGTGAAAGCCCGCTTTTTCACCGAAGCGCACAACGACGACGATGTGCGTCAGGCGCTGGCCCAGGCAGCGGCGCAGGACGTGCCGGTGCTGGTTATTGGGGGCGGCAGCAATTTGCTGTTGACCGCTGATGTACCGGCATTGGTGCTGCGCATGGTCAGTCGCGGTGTGCGGATTCTTGCCGATGATGAGCGCGTGGTGGTCGAGGCCGAGGCGGGTGAGCCTTGGCATCAGTTTGTGCAGTGGACGCTGGCCCAGGGTTTTTCCGGGCTGGAAAACCTCAGCTTGATTCCTGGGACCGTCGGTGCAGCACCGATGCAGAATATCGGTGCCTACGGCGTTGAGATCAAGGATGTGTTCGCCGGGCTGACCGCGTTGGATCGCCAGACCGGCGAGCTGCGCGATTTCAGCCTGCAAGAGTGCGCCTTTGCCTATCGGGACAGCGTATTCAAGCGTAATCCCGGGCGCTGGTTGATCCTGCGTGTTCGTTTTGCCTTGAGTCGAGTCATGCAGGCTCATCTGGATTACGGTCCGGTGCGTCAACGCCTGAGCGAGCAGGGTGTCAGTCACCCGACGGCGCAGAACATCAGCGATGCGATTTGCGCCATTCGCCGCGAAAAACTACCGGACCCTGCAGAGCTGGGCAACGCCGGGAGCTTTTTCAAAAATCCGATCGTAACTGCGGTGCTGGCTGATGCGATCCGTGTGCAGCATCCGGACCTGGTGGCTTATCCACAGGCTGATGGCCAGATCAAGTTGGCTGCGGGCTGGCTGATCGAGCAAGCTGGTTGGAAGGGGTTTCGTGAAGGTGATGCCGGGGTGCACCGGTTGCAGTCTCTGGTTCTGGTCAACTACGGTCAGGCCAGTGGCCTGCAACTGCATCAGTTAGCGCAGAAAATCCAGGCAGATATCTTCGAGCGATTTGGCGTCACGCTCGAGATGGAGCCGAATCTGTTGTAA